ACGCTGATGGTCTATACCTAGATCTCGCATCGCCAATAAGGTAACGACGGCAAAGGCTTCATTGATTTCGAATAAATCTACATCGTCGACCGACCAGTCAAGCTGAGCTAATAGAGCATTCATAGCACCGACTGGCGCCATAGTAAACTCCTCAGGCGCTTGAGCATGGCTGGCATAACCACAAATGCGGGCAATCGGCGCAACGCCACCAGCATCGGCTCCGGCCAACACTAATGCGGCTGCACCATCTGAGATTGAGCTAGAGTTAGCCGCCGTTATTGACCCGTCCTTTGAGAAGGCAGGTCGTAGATGTGGAATCTTCTCAGGTTTAGCCGTGCGTACTTGCTCATCTTCAACAACGTCCACAGTTCCAGCCCGAGTGGTAACCGCTACTGGCGATATCTCATTCTTAAAGTACCCTTCATCGCTGGCTTGCGTCGCACGACGAAGTGACTCAATCGCAAAGCTATCCATGTCCTCTCTACTAAAACCAAAACGGTCCGCAGTTTGCTGACCAAACTCGCCCATTAGACGACCGCTACCCGCATCTTCAAGGCCATCGACGAACATCGAATCCTTGGTGACTTGGTGACCAAGTCGAAACCCACTGCGCGCGTTCGGCAACAAATATGGCGCATTACTCATGCTCTCCATACCACCAGCAATCGCAATCGGAAAGTGACCCAACTGAATCGCATCAGCCGCCAGCATCACAGCTTTCATGCCTGAACCACAGACCTTACTAACCGTAGTGCACGGAGTTGATATAGGCAGTCCAGCCAATAACGCGGCTTGACGCGCCGGTGCTTGGCCAACGCCAGCACTGATCACATTACCCATCAACACCTCTCCGATTTGCCCCCCAGAAAGCTGCGCGGCCTGTAATGCGGACGCGATAGCCGATGCCCCCAGCTGCGGTGCACTGCACGATGACAAGGCTCCTTGGAACCCACCTAATGGCGTACGAGTCGCAC
The sequence above is a segment of the Arenicella xantha genome. Coding sequences within it:
- a CDS encoding thiolase family protein, which translates into the protein MQKDVFILSATRTPLGGFQGALSSCSAPQLGASAIASALQAAQLSGGQIGEVLMGNVISAGVGQAPARQAALLAGLPISTPCTTVSKVCGSGMKAVMLAADAIQLGHFPIAIAGGMESMSNAPYLLPNARSGFRLGHQVTKDSMFVDGLEDAGSGRLMGEFGQQTADRFGFSREDMDSFAIESLRRATQASDEGYFKNEISPVAVTTRAGTVDVVEDEQVRTAKPEKIPHLRPAFSKDGSITAANSSSISDGAAALVLAGADAGGVAPIARICGYASHAQAPEEFTMAPVGAMNALLAQLDWSVDDVDLFEINEAFAVVTLLAMRDLGIDHQRVNVNGGACAIGHPLGASGARIIVTLIHALKRIGKKRGIASLCIGGGEATAIAVEIL